GGGTCGTCAGCGCATACACCCTCACCTTCGGTGGACTGCTGCTCCTCGGCGGCCGCGCGGGTGACATCCTGGGACGCCGCCGCGTGTTCATGGCAGGCATCCTTCTTTTCACTTTCGCCTCGCTCCTCGGCGGATTCGCGCAGGAGCCCTGGCAGTTGCTCGCCGCCCGCGCCCTGCAGGGCGTCGGAGGCGCCATCGCCTCGCCCACCTCGCTGGCGCTGATCACGACAACCTTCCCCGAAGGCCCCGAGCGGAACCGCGCCTTCGGCGTCTTCGCCGCCGTCTCCGCAGGTGGCGGCGCCATCGGCCTCCTGGCGGGCGGCATGCTCACCGAGTGGCTCAACTGGCGCTGGGTCCTGTTCGTGAACGTGCCCATCGGCATCCTGATCGCCGTCCTCACCCCGCTCTACATCAATGAATCCGAACGCCACCCCGGCCGCTTCGACATCCTGGGCGCCCTGACCTCGACGCTCGGCATGGCCTCCCTGGTCTACGGATTCATCCGCGCCTCCGAAGAGGGCTGGCGCGACAGCGTCACCGTCGGTTCGTTCGCCGCCGCGGTCGTCCTGCTCATGGCCTTCGTGTTCATCGAGAAGCGGGCCAAGGAGCCGATCACACCCCTCCGCATGTTCGCCGACCGCAACCGGTCCGGCACCTATGTGATCATGCTCAGCCTGGCCGCCGCGATGTTCGGCATGTTCTTCTTCATCGTTCTCTTCGTCCAGAACATCCTGAACTACACCCCGATCGAGGCCGGCCTGGCCTTCCTGCCGGTCACGGTGGTCATCGCGATCGGCGCCGGTCTGTCGCAGAAATTCCTCCCCGTCCTCGGTCCCAAGCCGTTCATGGTGACCGGCTCGGCCATCGTCGCCGTCGGCCTCGGCTGGCAGGCCCTGATCGGCCCCGACAGCTCGTACGTCGGCGGCGTACTCGGGCCCATGCTCCTCTTCGGCTTCGGCATGGGCCTGAACTTCGTGACCCTGACCCTGACCGCCGTCTCCGGAGTCGCCCTCCACGAGGCCGGCGCGGCATCCGGCCTCCTCAACGCCACCCAGCAGGTCGGCGGCTCGCTCGGCCTCTCCATCCTCACCACGGTCTTCGGCACGGCGAGCCGCAACGAGGCCGAGGACCAGGTCGCCGACTTCATGGCCCACGCCTCCCCGGAACAGAAGGCCGAGTTCGCCAAGACCCACGAACTCCCGGCCCCCTGGAGCCACGAGATCCTGGCCGAGGGCATCTCCACCGCCTTCATCCCGGCCGCCGCCATGGCCGTCCTCGCGCTGATCACCGCGGCACTGGTGATCCGCGTCCGCAAGAGCGACCTCGACGCCCTGGCCGGCACGGCGGGCGCGGCGGGCCCTGCGGGCGGCTGACGCGACCAGCCTGGCGGGCCCTGCGGGCGGCTGACGAGGCCAGCCTTCTGCGGCTGGTGGACGGCACCCTGCGGGGGCGGGTGCGCGTGTGGCGGCGGGCGCGGGTGCAGGCGCGGGTGCCCCGGGGGGGCGATGCACGTGCGCGGGTGCCGGGGGCGACGCACGTGCGGGTGCGGGTGCCGGGGGGCGATTGGCGTGGCGGACTGGGGCGCCACGCCAATCGGCACCCGTGCAGCTCCTGGCACGAGCGGGGGCGCTGGCACCAGGGGCCGCAAGCCATGGTGCGCCTGCCGCCATGGTGCGCCTACCGCGGGCCACGGACGGCGAGTCACGGTGCATGGGTCAGGACAACGAGCCACGGTGGATGGGCCCGGACGGCGAGCCACGGTACGTGGGCCACACGGACCGGCGCCCGGGCTGCGCCCACCGCCCGCCGTGGGCCTGCCCCGAGCGAAGGGTCACCCCACCGCGTCGAGAACCCAGTCCGGCAGCGCCTCCGTCCGCTCCAGCCACTCTCCTGGCGGCGTGCCCTCCTCCGCGGAGGCGACGACACCACCGACGATGGCGCACGTCGTGTCCATGTCTCCGCCGACCCGGGCCGTGTCCCAGATCGCCCGCTCGTACGCCCCAAGCCCACGAGCAGCCGACCACAACGCGAACGGCACCGTGTCGTGGGCCGTCGTCCGCCGACCGCACCCGAGAACCGCCGCCACGGTCCCGGCATCGCCGTAGTCGAGCATGTCCCGCGCCCTCCGCAGCCCCGCCCCCACCGCACTGCGCGGCACCAGGTCGATCACGCCGTCGAGCAGCTCCTTCGGCGCGGGCGGCCCCGTCGGAGCGGCCACCAGCGCCGCGGCGGCGGCCACCGCCATCGCCCCGACGACGGCCTCACGGTGCTGATGCGTCGGATACGCCGAGATCTCCGCCTGGTGCGTCGCCTGCTCCGGGTCGTCCGCGTACCAAGCGCCGAGCGGGGCGATCCGCATGGCCGCGCCGTTGCCCCAGGACCCCTGCCCCTTGAAGAGCGCGGAGGCCAGCTCCCGCCAGTCCCCGCCTTCGCGGACCTGCCGCAGCAGCCGGTTCACGGCGGGCCCGTAGCCACGGTCGAAGTCATGGTGCTCCGCGAACGACAGGGCGAGAGCGTCCTGGTCGATGCGTCGGTGCTTGGCGAGGATGGCCAGTACCGAGCAGGCCATCTCGGTGTCGTCGGTCCACTGCCAGGGCGCGTCCGGCAGCTCGCGGCGCTTGAGCAGGGGGTAATGCGCGGGGACGAAGAACTGTGAGCCCAGCGCGTCCCCCACCGCCAGTCCGCGCAGGCTGGCCAGAGCGCGCTCGAGGCGCCGGTCGGGAGAGGAATCAGCGGTCATCGCCCTGCCACTCTAATTCGTTGCCAACGGATCCAGCACCACTCAATCGGTTCCTCCGAGCCCGCCGGAACCGCCGGCCGGTGATATCCCGGTCACAGCTCCGGCCCCGGAGAGCCCTCACGACCTCCGAAGTCGCCTAGGGCCTGTGTCGGGAGTCCCGTCGTCCGCCCGGAGGGCGGGCCCCGCGGCGTCCGGCGCGTGCGATCGCAAGGCGCAGGGTCGCCCCGATACTGGTCGTACCGGGACGACCCTCCAACGCCGCTGGGGGTCCCCCCGCGCCCTTCAGGCGTGGGGGAGTGCGTGCCGGGCGCCGCGGGGCAGGCGGGACTTCCGACACAGGCCCTAGCCCGTGACGCCGTACGACTCGGGCTCACGCCAGCGTTCGAACGGCCGGTCCAACGTGTACTTGCCGTCGTCGCCGAGCACCAGCACCCTCATCTCCCCGTTGCCCGGGTTGGACAGCGACTCGAACTCGGCCACCGACCAGTGGAACCACCGCATGCAGAACAGCCGCATGGTGAGCCCGTGCGTGACCAGCAGGACGTTCGGCGGATGGTCCGGTGCTTCGAAGCTCCGGTAGAGGCTCTCCAGGAAGGCCCCCACCCTGTCGTAGACGTCAGCCCCCGACTCTCCTTGTGCGAAGCGGTAGAAGAAGTGCCCGTACGCGTCGCGGTACGCCTTCTGCAGCCGCACATCGTCCCTGTCCTGCCAGTTGCCCCAGTCCTGCTCCCGCAGCCTCGGCTCCTCCCGTACACGCACCAGCTCCGGGTCGAGCCGGAACGCCTGGAAGGTTTCGTGGGTGCGGCGGTACGGCGACACGTACACGCTCACGCGCTCGCGGCCGAGCAGTTCCCGCAGGTGTTTCCCCGTGTCTTCCGCCTGCGACCACCCCGTTTCGGTGAGCTCGAGAGCGTGATCGGGTTCGCGCTCGTACACGGTGTCGTCGGCGTTGCCTGCCGACTCGCCGTGCCTGACCAGGATGATGCGCCGCGGGCGTGCCATACGGAAACCCTAGATCGGGTCCCGGGTGAGCTGCTCAGTCGGGTAGCCGCCCGGACTCCATCCGGCGTATTCGGCCCGTGAAGCGCCGACGGAGCAATCGGTCGTGCGAGACGACGACCAGCGCTCCTGTCCACTGCTCCAGCGCCGCCTCCAGTTCTTCGACCAGACCCAGTGCGAGGTGGTTCGCCGGCTCGTCCAGCAACAGGAGATCGGCGGGTCTGGCCAGCAGGCGTGCGAGGGCCAGCCTCCGTCGCTGCCCGGCGGACAGTGAGCCAACCTGGACGTGCAGGTCACGTGGTCTGAACAGGCCGTAGGAGAGGAGCAGCTCCCGCTCCTCGTCGTCGGTCAGCCCGAGTCCCTTGCCGAAGGCTTCGAGGACGCGCTCGGTCGGGCGCCGTACCGATATCTCCTGCGCGAGATAGGCGATCCGCCCTCTGCGGACGACCGTGCCTTGGTCGGGTTGCAGCACCCCTGCCATGATGCGCAGCAGCGTGGACTTGCCGGCACCGTTGCCTCCGTGGATCAGCAGCCGATCGCCTGCCGAGACGGTGAGCGACTCCACGGCGAGCCGCTCTCCCACCGTCACATCGCGCAGGCTCACCAGCTCACCTTGCGTCGCACCTGCCAGCGGGCGTGCCGTGAAGCTGAGCGGTTCTGGCGGGCGCTGCACCGGCTGGTCCCGCAGCCTTCGCAGTCTTTCCTGAGCGTTCCTGACCCGCCCCGCGACCGAGGCCTGGACCCGTCCGCCGGCTCGGTCGTACGCCATCTTGTTGTTGTCCTTCATTCCCCGGCCACCGGCCACCGCATGGGCAGTGGTCGCCATGAACTCCTGAAGACGACTCGTCTCCTCGCACCACTCCGCGTACTGCTGCTCCCAGCGCTGGCGGGCCGCGGCCCGTTCCGCGACCAGTCCTTGGTAGCCACCGCCGTGTCGCACCACCGACCGACGGTCGGCGTCCACTTCGAGGATCGCGGTGGTCACGCGCTCCAGGAACATACGGTCGTGCGAGACCGCGACGACCGTCCCGCGGTGCGCGGAGAGGGCAGTCTCCAGCCAGTCCAGTGCACTCTCGTCCAGATGATTGGTCGGTTCGTCCAGGAACATCACCTCGGGTGCGGCCGCGATGAGGCAGGCCAGGCCGAGGCGGGCCTGTTCGCCGCCGGACAGGCTGCCCAGCACCCTGTCCCGGCCGATGTGACCGAGCCCCAGACCGTGCATCGCCTTGTCCACGCGCGCGTCCGCCTCATATCCCCCGCGCAACTCGAAGGCGGTGAGCAGGTCCCCGTACTCACCCAGGTCACGCTCGCTCGCTGAACCGAGCTCCGCCTCGCGTTCCCGCAATCGGCGCTCCATCGAACGGAGTTCGCCCAGGGCGGCGTCGATGGCATCGCCGACGTGCCGGTCCGCGGGAAGCTGAGGAGTCTGCGCGAGCAGGCCGGCCCCTCGTTCGGCGACAGTGACCACCTCGCCCTCGTCGGGCCGCAGGTCACCGGACATCAGGTGCAGCAGCGTGGACTTGCCCGCACCGTTCTCCCCCACAACGCCTATGCGTTCGCCCGGCCTGATCGCGAGAGACACCGCGTCGAGGATCAGCCGATCCCCACGGGCCTTGGTCACACCGTGCAGAGAAATCTGAGTAGGCACAGGAACCCCCGGTTTCCATCCACCCAAGCAAACGCAACGCCTGTCGCATTACGATGAGTGTGGCAGACTGGCGCAGCTAACGCAACCCGAGTAGCGATAAATATCCGGGCGATACGGCGGGGAAGGGACGGGTCGATGAAGGACGAGACTGTTATTGCTGTTCAGGGCGGTGGAACACCGAGCGCGGGGGGACACGGCTCGGGGGAAGGCGGCTCAGACGGACGCGGCGCGGACGGACGCCGCTCGGGCGGACGACGAGACTCGGACGGTCCGAAGCAAACCGATCCAGCCGATCGGACCGAAAAGGCCGGGACGGAAACCGTCCCGGCCGCTTCGTCACCCCCGGCCGACCTGGCGGACTTCGCGGACCAGGTGGCCCCGGCCACCCCGTCCACCCCGGCCGCCCCAGGCACCCGTCGCCCCGGCGGCCGAACGGCCCGAACCCGCGCAGCCGTCCGCGACGCCGTACTGAGCGGCCTGGCCGACCACG
The window above is part of the Streptomyces venezuelae genome. Proteins encoded here:
- a CDS encoding MFS transporter, with the translated sequence MTTTSQLTKNQKPGTARREGHPGLALTVIAACQLMVVLDATIVNIALPHIQGALNFSTTDLTWVVSAYTLTFGGLLLLGGRAGDILGRRRVFMAGILLFTFASLLGGFAQEPWQLLAARALQGVGGAIASPTSLALITTTFPEGPERNRAFGVFAAVSAGGGAIGLLAGGMLTEWLNWRWVLFVNVPIGILIAVLTPLYINESERHPGRFDILGALTSTLGMASLVYGFIRASEEGWRDSVTVGSFAAAVVLLMAFVFIEKRAKEPITPLRMFADRNRSGTYVIMLSLAAAMFGMFFFIVLFVQNILNYTPIEAGLAFLPVTVVIAIGAGLSQKFLPVLGPKPFMVTGSAIVAVGLGWQALIGPDSSYVGGVLGPMLLFGFGMGLNFVTLTLTAVSGVALHEAGAASGLLNATQQVGGSLGLSILTTVFGTASRNEAEDQVADFMAHASPEQKAEFAKTHELPAPWSHEILAEGISTAFIPAAAMAVLALITAALVIRVRKSDLDALAGTAGAAGPAGG
- a CDS encoding ADP-ribosylglycohydrolase family protein, whose protein sequence is MTADSSPDRRLERALASLRGLAVGDALGSQFFVPAHYPLLKRRELPDAPWQWTDDTEMACSVLAILAKHRRIDQDALALSFAEHHDFDRGYGPAVNRLLRQVREGGDWRELASALFKGQGSWGNGAAMRIAPLGAWYADDPEQATHQAEISAYPTHQHREAVVGAMAVAAAAALVAAPTGPPAPKELLDGVIDLVPRSAVGAGLRRARDMLDYGDAGTVAAVLGCGRRTTAHDTVPFALWSAARGLGAYERAIWDTARVGGDMDTTCAIVGGVVASAEEGTPPGEWLERTEALPDWVLDAVG
- a CDS encoding histidine phosphatase family protein, yielding MARPRRIILVRHGESAGNADDTVYEREPDHALELTETGWSQAEDTGKHLRELLGRERVSVYVSPYRRTHETFQAFRLDPELVRVREEPRLREQDWGNWQDRDDVRLQKAYRDAYGHFFYRFAQGESGADVYDRVGAFLESLYRSFEAPDHPPNVLLVTHGLTMRLFCMRWFHWSVAEFESLSNPGNGEMRVLVLGDDGKYTLDRPFERWREPESYGVTG
- the abc-f gene encoding ribosomal protection-like ABC-F family protein; translation: MPTQISLHGVTKARGDRLILDAVSLAIRPGERIGVVGENGAGKSTLLHLMSGDLRPDEGEVVTVAERGAGLLAQTPQLPADRHVGDAIDAALGELRSMERRLREREAELGSASERDLGEYGDLLTAFELRGGYEADARVDKAMHGLGLGHIGRDRVLGSLSGGEQARLGLACLIAAAPEVMFLDEPTNHLDESALDWLETALSAHRGTVVAVSHDRMFLERVTTAILEVDADRRSVVRHGGGYQGLVAERAAARQRWEQQYAEWCEETSRLQEFMATTAHAVAGGRGMKDNNKMAYDRAGGRVQASVAGRVRNAQERLRRLRDQPVQRPPEPLSFTARPLAGATQGELVSLRDVTVGERLAVESLTVSAGDRLLIHGGNGAGKSTLLRIMAGVLQPDQGTVVRRGRIAYLAQEISVRRPTERVLEAFGKGLGLTDDEERELLLSYGLFRPRDLHVQVGSLSAGQRRRLALARLLARPADLLLLDEPANHLALGLVEELEAALEQWTGALVVVSHDRLLRRRFTGRIRRMESGRLPD